From the Synechococcus sp. KORDI-49 genome, the window GTGACACCGCTGTGGTGGGACTGGTCGGTGGCGCCGGACTGGGCTGGCAGCTGATCGAAGCGCTCGGTTCCTTCCACTGGGCCCAGGTGTTCTGGCTGGTGCTGGCCTATGCCACCCTCACCAGCCTCGGGGAACTGCTGATGGACCGGCTGCAGAGACAGTGGGCCTGTCAGGCTGGCTCGCTCTGAGTCGTCCAGGCTGATGGCAATGGCACCGCGGCAGCTGGTGGTTCTGGGTGACAGCGGCGTTCATGGCTGGGGGGATCGGCTGGGCGGTGGTTGGTGCGAGCGGCTCAGGCTGGAATGGATGGGACTGCCCCAGGCGCCGGTGATCTACCCGCTCGGCGTGCGTGGTGACGGACTGGAGGCCGTCTCGGCCCGATGGCGGAGGGAATGGAGCTGCCGGGGCGAACTGCGTCGGCAGCAACCGGATGGTGTGCTGCTCAGCGTCGGCCTGAACGACACCGCTCGCATCGGCAGGCCCAACGGTCGACCACAGCTCAGCGAGGAGGCTTACGCCTTCGGCATGGGGCAGCTGCTGGAAGCCATCAGCCGGGAGAGCAGCGTGCTGGTGATCGGCATGACGCCGGTGGACGACCACGTGATGCCCTTTGCGGACTGTCTCTGGTACGCCAACCCAGTGATCGAGCAATACGAAGCGGTGCTGGCGGAAACCTGCCGGGAACACGATGTGCCCTTCCTCGCGATGCACAGGCCAGTGCAGGCTGAAACGGACTGGCTGAGCTGGCTGGAGCCCGATGGACTTCACCTGAACGCCGATGGCCATGCCTGGATGCATCAGAGGCTGCGGCAATGGCCCGCTCTGCTCGCCTGGGCCGGGTTACAACCCCTGAAGACACTGACTCCGAACACGACCTGAGACCTAATGTGCGTGTTCCCTGACACAACTGATGGACGTGGGGCCCGACCGCAATCTCGACCCGACCACCGGACGCACCTCCGCGCAGCGGAAGACAACACTGAAATGGGATGAGAACGGTGAGCTCACCGCCGTGGACATGGCTCGCATCATCGATCGGCTGACCCAGCCGGAGCTTGCCCGCTGCGATCTGGATCCCTCCTGAATCACGGAGCATCGGCGACACCCGGGTGGTCAACAGCGGCACTCGAGTGGGCGTGCCGTCGTCCTGAAGCCGGGAACCCTGGGGAGGACGATGCGTTCTCCTTTTGATCAACCAACATCACTGGCGCCATGAGCAGCGCCGACCTCTGCCCGATGCCCTGCGGCGTCGCAACCATCGGGTTCTTCAGCACCTGGGACTGGCCCACCTGGTCGCCAAACGTCAGCGGCGACAGGGTCCGGAGGAGTACGACGATCTGCTCCAGGAGGCCTGCCTTGGTCTGATCGCCGGGGTGGATCGCTTCGATGCAAGTCGGGGACTGAAGCCCAGCTCCTATCTGCTCAGCCGTGCGAACGGCCAGGTGATGCACTACCGACGGGATCGTGCGGCAACGCTGCGCATCCCCTGGCGACTGAGGGATCTGGCCGTGCGTGCCGGACGTCTCCGCGATGGTCTCTCGCCGGAGAGTCAGCCGCCTCTGTCACGCCAGGGTCTTGCCAGACGTCTCGGCGTCACGGAGACACGGCTGCAGGATGCCTTTGCAGCCCTCCACTGCGCCCGGAGCCAGAGCCTCGACGCCATGCCATGCGAGCTGCCCGATGAGCGAGC encodes:
- a CDS encoding sigma-70 family RNA polymerase sigma factor, which codes for MINQHHWRHEQRRPLPDALRRRNHRVLQHLGLAHLVAKRQRRQGPEEYDDLLQEACLGLIAGVDRFDASRGLKPSSYLLSRANGQVMHYRRDRAATLRIPWRLRDLAVRAGRLRDGLSPESQPPLSRQGLARRLGVTETRLQDAFAALHCARSQSLDAMPCELPDERALDDQREWLVKAMVELDPEQRRVLQAHLIDGQSLREVARRQNVHAGGLRSVIQAGIARLQELAERDGELSLRSASL
- a CDS encoding GDSL-type esterase/lipase family protein; translation: MAMAPRQLVVLGDSGVHGWGDRLGGGWCERLRLEWMGLPQAPVIYPLGVRGDGLEAVSARWRREWSCRGELRRQQPDGVLLSVGLNDTARIGRPNGRPQLSEEAYAFGMGQLLEAISRESSVLVIGMTPVDDHVMPFADCLWYANPVIEQYEAVLAETCREHDVPFLAMHRPVQAETDWLSWLEPDGLHLNADGHAWMHQRLRQWPALLAWAGLQPLKTLTPNTT